The Vigna unguiculata cultivar IT97K-499-35 chromosome 1, ASM411807v1, whole genome shotgun sequence nucleotide sequence CCGTCTGGGCTGGATCTTACACTTCTCTTCTTGATGTCTTTCTTTTGGGCCATGGCCCTTGTATTCGTTGTTTTTGAATTGTAAACTCTTAGTCAAATTGTTATCCTGCtttattggcatcgtggtgtgcctggttttgtaggggtgatgttgggaaCCCCAGAACTGCgtgattttactattttatgtgtgacgtttcctttaattatgtttataaattaaatgggacgttacaaaattaaataagattaatttaattcaaaattatttatatttaaatctacTCAAACTGTTTATTACAGTACTTCCTTTTTAGTCTGTCTAAAAATCCTAGTCcaataattataaatagtatGGAGAAGAGGAAAACAATTTTTGCGTGAAATCAGCGCTTCTTATTCTCTGCACAAAATCCAAATACAGAACGGGCTTATCGGTTTAACTGCTACGGTACACACCACCAATAGTAAAAGGAGTccaaaaatacaatacataataagCCCAAAATCACTTCTCCGACCACATGCTTAAGCCCAAGTTTATGACATGTTTTTACAGTTTCAAGACTCCTTTTCCCATCGATACGCGCGTCCAAACGTTGTCTCATCCGAATTCCACACCACCTGCGTCCCAAGGCGTAACCTTTTGTCAAAGTTCTGTCCAAAGATCCCAAACCTGACATTCAAAGTCAAGCTACCAGTCCCATATGAAAATTCAGAGCTGTGTGTACTTGTTGCTTAATGTGGCAAGTTACAACGCCATAGAAGAGGTGCATCATTGGTGGTTAATTAACTAACTgggaacaacaacaacaacaatcacCATGGCATTGGAGACAGGGTGGTATGATTTCGTGTGTTTTGGAATAGTTGGGGTGGCCCTTTTAGGAGCGTTATTGGTGCTGGGAATGAACGAAGGAGCTTCCCGGAGGAGCTTTGAAAGCACCTATGAGAGCCTTTTGTTGTCTCGACCTGACGATGAAGTGGTCGTGGATGTTCTTCCCAGTTATCACGTGAGCACCTCACAGCTATGGACAAGTTGCTGGCAAGGACTGCACCCCTTTTGCCTCCTTTGTACCCGTTTCCTTTCCTTTGTCACCATGCTTCTTTTCTTGCTCTGGGATGTTCTACTATACGATGCAAGAATCTTTGTTTACTACACTGAGTATGTTTTCTCTTCTTATACAATCCTGAATATGTGTATCTCTTGTGATAAAGCTTCAAGCTTTGGTTTAACAGGTTGTTAAGAACTAACTTCATCGGTTAGACTTAATCTTTGTTGGTCAACCTTATCTGCTTGTGTAATTGCAGATCTTCAATTTTTATTGCTATAAAACTGCCACTTGTAGTACTTTCTCTATGCCCCCGATTAAGACATGACATGCCTAGGGTAGAACTTGTTTCCACGCCTTATattctttccattttttttttctttctgttgtTTGCCCCAACATTCGATGTGTTTATTCCTCTGGCTACAAAACTCTGGAAGGAATTGAATAATATGCATATTTGCTTATGTTCTTATATTATGAAGACCATTTAATCCAGCATATTCATTTGCAGGTGGACTTTTGCATTGGTTATTGTATACTTTGCGGTAAGAttatactttttgttttttttttctttgatcaGAATTAGagttttactttattaatttacGAAATAAAGGTTTACATTGGTGTTGAGCATAGGTTGTAGAAGTGAATTTTCATTCTGATTACAGAAAAACACCAAAAACACCTAAGGAATTGCATATAAGTTTGGTTGTTTGAATTGGCACCTACTTTGCATTTATTACTTGGTTGGAACTTTGAATGCAGTTGGGAAGCACAATATCTGTATATGGATGCTGGAAGTTCCTCAATAAACCTGTAATTCACAATGTTGAAGAGGATGAGTTTGTGAGCAGGGATGTGGAAGAGACAATGTCCACAAACTCAAACGCCTACCAAGAGAAAGAAGCAAAAGCAAAGGGTTCCATCAAGTTGGAAAGGAGATATGTTGAAGAGGACTTTGAACAAAGAGCAGGGTTTTGGGGTTACCTCATGCAAACTACGTATCAGGTAGGTCAAACACATCGAATTCAATGTTAACATTACAATGAAAAATGTCACTATGTGTTGTTCTGGTATCGGTTAACTGATATGCTACATGGTCAATGAACATGCCCTGGTCATGGTTTTAAGCCACAGGGAAACATAAGCTGCTAAGCCTAGCTTTTACAGCTTATAACACAGAACCTAGTCCATagaattgttttctttcttttcttttcttattccTTTATTGTTCTAATTGATATGCTGCATTTAACAGACATGTGCAGGGGCTGCCATCTTAACAGACGTTCTATTTTGGGGTGTTATAGTTCCCTTCTTACAAATTTCTCATTTAAGACTAAGCCCGGTGAGACTTATCCTTCTATACACAGTGTTTTATTGTGAATAGTTCAGTATTTCTAGTATAATATGGTACAGTTATTTGACAGTTCAGTTTAGTTTGGTTAATTTTGTCCACTCATATATACACTAACTGTTTTTGATACTAGTGCATGTTCTTCCCTTTCATTTACTGTTTTCTGCATACAAACACTAGAATTACCTATGACTAAAGATTATTTACAGCTTCCTCCTCATTCTCTAGTTTGATAGAATAAATGTCACATTATGATTTCGTCTACTCATTACTGATTTCACTTCTACAGTGTAAGAAAGAACTCTAACTGGTTTTTTGTTGGCCTGAACTTGACAGTTGATGGGATGCATGCATGCATTGAATGCATTTTTCCTCCTTCTGGATACAGCTCTTAATAATCTCGTAAGTGTCATTCACCCTTGAATAAATTTAGATAAGTGCTTTTAGTATTGCTTTCCCGTCAGAATTAGAGTTTACACTAATCTTTAACGCAATGAAACTCTGGATGACAATACCAAAAGTACTTAAAGAAACTGCATCCAAGTTTTTTCCTAATTTAGTTTAGGACTGTTTCAAAAGCATTTAGCACTAATCCATCTCACGGTTGTGATATTGGTGCATTCATTGACAGCAATTCCCTTGGTTTAGAGTCTCCTATTTCGTTCTCTGGAGCTGTGGTTACGTCATTTTTCAATGGGTCATCCACGCCTTTGGTTTCAAATGGTACCATAACAACTGTAATATCTCGTTTACATTGTCAGAAAACAAGCTTTCTTTCACATAGTTGTAACTTGTAAGCATGTGTTTTTGTTCTCTAACAGGTGGCCATATCCCTTTCTCGATCTTAATAACGAATGGGCTCCTCTCTGGTGCGTTATACAAACACTCTGAAATTGCTCAAGTTTTGTTTTATTCACTTTGTCAAGAGATTCATTCCATGAGCTACAATTATAAGTCTCAATGTGATGCAAGATTAATCAAGATAATTTGAATCATGTTctgattattttctctttcttttgcaTTGAAATGGTTTCACTGATTAATCTACGTACATGCAGGTACTTGTGCCTGGCAGTAATTCATGTCCCTTGCTATGGCGTGTATTACCTGATAGTGCGAGGGAAAAATACCATTCTCCCCAGATTGTTTCCTCGAGCATTTTTAAGGTCATGCTAGTTCGGTTGTCTATGGAAGTTCTGTTAAAACTAGGAAGGACATGTTTGTTTGTTGCTGATATATAAGCATGGCACCACAGGAATCATAATCAATTTCTTTAGTCTTAGGTCAATTTATAATTGGGTGCAACGTAAGCTTTGCTTCAACATGACATCGAAAACATTATATAAGTGAGTGTAAaagtatttgatttaatatatttagCACGATTACTGTTagtaaaattttgaatcaattatataaaaaaaataattcacaaatcacaacAATTGCTACTACAATAGGAATCTCTTGAGCA carries:
- the LOC114177558 gene encoding uncharacterized protein LOC114177558 codes for the protein MALETGWYDFVCFGIVGVALLGALLVLGMNEGASRRSFESTYESLLLSRPDDEVVVDVLPSYHVSTSQLWTSCWQGLHPFCLLCTRFLSFVTMLLFLLWDVLLYDARIFVYYTEWTFALVIVYFALGSTISVYGCWKFLNKPVIHNVEEDEFVSRDVEETMSTNSNAYQEKEAKAKGSIKLERRYVEEDFEQRAGFWGYLMQTTYQTCAGAAILTDVLFWGVIVPFLQISHLRLSPLMGCMHALNAFFLLLDTALNNLQFPWFRVSYFVLWSCGYVIFQWVIHAFGFKWWPYPFLDLNNEWAPLWYLCLAVIHVPCYGVYYLIVRGKNTILPRLFPRAFLRSC